The following proteins are encoded in a genomic region of Limanda limanda chromosome 22, fLimLim1.1, whole genome shotgun sequence:
- the sema4f gene encoding semaphorin-4F, which translates to MGRIRVTSDGAMLLGLSVLCLLSGASWAATLSGVEGDYNLQDITLDPKTFGGVANFSTFLLDRSSGLLFLGARDAILSVDTNQLNKPPRKITWDVPEDKRRSCVGKGKTEVDCHNYIRLLEFLEEGRVYVCGTYAFDPQCAFLELPSFTLEKNKDGEVKMETGKGKCPFEPSQHYTAVMAGGNLYTAATSNFLGTLFDISRATGTEQERIRTEQSINWLSDPEFVSSAFIEESADSNPTGDDDKIYFFFTEVAKEYDLYTKVKVPRVARVCKSDVGGMKTLQRRWTTFLKAQLVCEDKPSDQRYNILTDVFTMQHTPGDPSSTHFYGLFTSQWEREELSAVCVFSLSDIIKVMDGPFKELKKTGEGWNPVPTPRPGQCLNNALKAEGLDSSLKLPDKVLTFVRDHPLMENSVNAAPLLVRKGTRYTKLAVTKTGAEPTGVVLHLGTDRGELHQVEVVGQNTTLLQEIPLFASNEPVNNILLHKGQALVGSPLSLARVQAEGCALYPNCELCARARGLGCVWSEKEAACRSTAAKPGPGDSVEDALRKCDLKEGHCSPSTRELQVSIGLRLLLPCVQLTPRPCSWEHPLHRHTRQHHSDLEVTVTEESLGKYICTCQEVRPGSREHTPCRRAAYHLTLKGPKAGGTVATAGGRHVLAIYILFFCAGVAFGMVVLYFLTRRRNAGRQGHQLPDNSLSSGKGQDLLGSSATPQSPSSASLLSDGFRLTEKRNGTATTTTSTTLLSNQGNGGHHGNSYSGTLIHSNPSNGHGNALYTNCNTSSSGLKLASEILAADMLEARTGERVRPKVVERESGEGDEVDEGLGDGLGEGIKGLEEELASFPMFKSPAPLAQCEESSI; encoded by the exons ACATCACTCTGGATCCAAAGACGTTTGGGGGCGTGGCCAACTTCAGCACCTTCCTACTGGACCGCTCGTCGGGCCTGTTGTTTCTGGGGGCCCGGGACGCCATATTGTCTGTGGACACCAATCAACTGAACAAACCACCACGCAAA ATTACGTGGGATGTGCCGGAGGATAAGAGGAGATCTTGTGTGGGAAAAGGAAAGACGGAG GTGGACTGCCATAACTACATCCGCCTGCTGGAGTTTCTGGAAGAGGGACGCGTCTACGTGTGTGGCACCTATGCCTTCGATCCCCAGTGTGCCTTTCtg GAGCTTCCCTCCTTCACCCTGGAGAAAAATAAGGATGGAGAAGTGAAGATGGAGACGGGGAAGGGCAAGTGTCCCTTTGAGCCCAGTCAGCACTACACAGCTGTTATGGCAG gtggTAACCTATACACAGCAGCCACCAGTAACTTCCTGGGAACGCTGTTTGACATCTCTAGGGCAACAGGCACAGAGCAGGAGCGCATCCGAACCGAACAATCCATCAACTGGCTTAGTG acCCAGAGTTTGTGAGCTCAGCCTTCATAGAAGAGTCTGCAGACAGCAACCCGACCGGCGATGACGACAAAATCTACTTCTTCTTCACTGAAGTAGCCAAAGAATACGACCTCTACACCAAAGTCAAGGTCCCCAGGGTGGCACGGGTCTGCAAG TCTGATGTGGGAGGGATGAAGACCCTGCAGCGACGTTGGACCACCTTCCTTAAGGCCCAGCTGGTGTGTGAAGACAAACCCAGCGATCAGCGCTACAACATCCTGACCGATGTTTTCACCATGCAGCACACACCAGGCGACCCCAGCAGCACGCACTTCTACGGACTCTTCACCTCCCAGTG GGAACGTGAGGAgctgtcagcagtgtgtgttttcagcttgTCTGACATCATCAAAGTGATGGACGGCCCCTTTAAAGAGCTGAAGAAGACCGGTGAGGGCTGGAATCCTGTCCCCACACCCCGGCCTGGCCAG TGTTTAAATAACGCATTAAAGGCTGAAGGATTGGATTCATCCCTAAAACTCCCAGACAAGGTGCTGACATTCGTGAGAGACCACCCTCTGATGGAGAACAGTGTCAACGCAGCCCCCCTGCTGGTCCGCAAGGGGACAAGATACACAAAGCTGGCTGTAACCAAGACAGGAGCAGAGCCAACAGGAGTGGTGCTGCACCTCGGAACAG ACCGTGGGGAGCTCCACCAGGTGGAGGTAGTGGGCCAGAATACCACCCTTCTGCAGGAGATTCCTCTGTTCGCCTCAAATGAACCTGTCAACAATATATTACTACACAAG GGCCAGGCTCTTGTGGGCAGCCCTCTGTCTCTGGCTCGTGTCCAGGCTGAAGGCTGCGCTCTGTATCCCAACTGTGAGCTGTGTGCCAGAGCCAGAGGACTGGGCTGTGTGTGGAGCGAGAAGGAAGCAGCCTGCAGGAGCACGGCAGCAAA gcctGGTCCAGGTGATTCGGTTGAGGATGCCTTGAggaaatgtgatttaaaggaGG ggcATTGCTCTCCTTCCACAAGGGAGCTGCAAGTTTCCATCGGCCTGCGCCTCCTGTTGCCGTGCGTTCAGCTGACTCCCAGGCCCTGCAGCTGGGAACATCctctccacagacacacccGGCAACATCACTCTGACCTGGAGGTGACCGTCACAGAGGAGAGCTTGGGAAAATACATCTGCACATGCCAG GAGGTGAGACCAGGTAGCAGAGAGCACACTCCCTGTCGTAGAGCAGCCTATCACCTCACACTAAAAGGCCCTAAAGCTGGAGGAACAGTAGCCACAGCCGGTGGTCGTCACGTCCTGGCTATCTACATCCTTTTCTTCTGCGCGGGTGTAGCGTTTGGTATGGTTGTCCTGTACTTCTTGACCCGGCGACGCAACGCTGGACGCCAGGGCCACCAGCTGCCAGATAATTCGCTGTCATCGGGAAAGGGGCAGGACCTACTCGGCTCCTCTGCCACTCCGCAGTCCCCGAGCAGCGCCAGCTTGCTGTCGGACGGATTCCGGCTAACGGAGAAACGAAACGGGACCGCGACCACAACCACGTCAACCACCCTCCTCAGCAACCAGGGAAATGgtggtcaccatggtaacagctACAGTGGGACCCTGATCCACAGCAACCCAAGCAATGGCCACGGGAATGCCTTGTACACCAACTGCAACACGAGTAGCAGTGGGCTGAAGCTTGCCTCCGAAATTCTAGCGGCAGACATGTTGGAAGCAAGGACAGGGGAGAGAGTGAGGCCTAAGGTGGTAGAGAGGGAGTCAGGGGAGGGGGACGAGGTGGATGAAGGGCTGGGGGACGGGTTAGGGGAAGGAATAAAAGGACTAGAGGAGGAGCTTGCCAGCTTTCCCATGTTTAAATCACCAGCACCACTGGCTCAGTGTGAGGAAAGCTcaatatga
- the LOC133028801 gene encoding carbohydrate sulfotransferase 12-like: MALCRRMPRTLIFLGSIFLIMSVYRWDRFHRKRAERMDILQEGRKQLLKENCENDKKAISKGKRSLEDMSDSELKNLVVDDEHGIIYCYIPKVACTNWKRVMFVLKHGEPYQDPSSISRYLVHGFGNLPLLSSNPRIERKAKLKHYTKFLFVRDPFVRLISAYRDKFEHYSESYFENFAQHIQRLYGNQTNQTHRMDEGSALGVRISFYNFIQYLLDPQTEGNLPFEPHWRQMHRLCHPCLIQYDFIGHVETLEEDAEQLLNTLKLQNDIKFPLSYVNITTSESLSGWFREVPLVERMKLYKLYETDFKLFGYRKPDDFLDGWWKS, translated from the exons ATGGCACTATGCAGAAGAATGCCGCGGACCCTTATATTTCTTGGATCGATTTTTCTCATCATGTCCGTTTACAGATGGGACAGGTTCCATCGAAAAAGag CTGAGAGGATGGATATCTTACAGGAAGGGAGAAAACAGCTGCtaaaagaaaactgtgaaaatgacaaaaaggcCATTTCTAAGGGGAAACGCAGTCTCGAAGATATGAGTGACAGTGAGCTGAAGAACCTTGTTGTGGATGACGAGCACGGCATCATATACTGTTACATTCCCAAG GTTGCATGTACCAACTGGAAGAGGGTGATGTTTGTACTGAAACACGGGGAGCCATATCAGGACCCTAGTTCCATATCTCGTTATCTGGTTCATGGCTTTGGCAACTTACCTCTTTTAAGCAGCAACCCAAGAATAGAGAGGAAG GCAAAGCTGAAGCACTACACCAAGTTCCTGTTTGTACGGGACCCGTTCGTCCGTCTCATCTCCGCCTACCGAGACAAATTCGAACATTACAGCGAATCCTACTTTGAAAACTTCGCCCAACACATCCAGCGTCTCTACGGCAACCAGACTAATCAAACACATAGGATGGATGAGGGGTCAGCATTAGGCGTGCGCATTTcattttataactttattcAATATCTTCTGGACCCACAGACTGAGGGGAATCTGCCCTTTGAACCTCACTGGAGGCAGATGCACCGTCTTTGCCACCCCTGCCTCATACA GTATGATTTCATTGGCCATGTGGAGACTCTAGAGGAGGATGCTGAACAGCTACTGAACACCTTAAAGCTGCAGAACGACATTAAGTTCCCTCTTTCCTATGTCAACATTACAACTTCCGAGTCTTTGTCAGGCTGGTTCAGAGAAGTGCCTCTAGTGGAAAGGATGAAGCTGTACAAGCTCTATGAGACTGACTTTAAGCTGTTTGGCTACAGAAAGCCAGATGATTTTCTTGATGGTTGGTGGAAGTCATGA